A region of Geothrix edaphica DNA encodes the following proteins:
- a CDS encoding permease — MVESKGCACASPAPAPGGGFWKSGGWLLAALPAWIALYLILQPLAGWLAFRTLGLAPGSRLGEAVAFFVFEAPKVLMLLGAVVLGVSFVQTYISPERTRDLLAKRTGAWSNLLASLLGIATPFCSCSAVPLFIGFVRVGVPLGATFSFLVSAPMVNEVALFLLFGLFGWRIALLYTVTGVAVAFVSGWILGKLRMERHLEPWILEIPFEASKASDTPMGFAARLELAVQATKDIVGKVWIYVLMGIGVGAFLHGYVPAELMARVMGKSAWWSVPLAVIIGVPLYSNAAGIIPIVQVLLAKGAALGTALAFMMAVTGLSLPETVILRKVLKPRLLAVFLGTVAAGIVLVGFLFNALL, encoded by the coding sequence ATGGTGGAATCGAAAGGTTGTGCCTGCGCCTCGCCCGCACCCGCGCCGGGTGGGGGCTTCTGGAAATCGGGAGGGTGGCTGCTGGCCGCCCTCCCGGCCTGGATCGCGCTCTACCTGATCCTCCAGCCCCTCGCCGGCTGGCTGGCCTTCCGGACCCTGGGCCTGGCCCCGGGCAGCCGCCTGGGCGAGGCGGTGGCCTTCTTCGTCTTCGAAGCCCCGAAGGTGCTCATGCTCCTGGGCGCCGTGGTGCTGGGCGTCAGCTTCGTGCAGACCTACATCAGCCCCGAGCGCACCCGCGATCTGCTGGCCAAGCGCACCGGCGCCTGGAGCAACCTGCTGGCCTCGCTGCTGGGCATCGCCACCCCCTTCTGCTCCTGCTCGGCCGTGCCGCTCTTCATCGGCTTCGTTCGGGTGGGCGTGCCCCTGGGCGCCACCTTCAGCTTCCTGGTGTCGGCCCCCATGGTGAACGAGGTGGCGCTGTTCCTGCTGTTCGGCCTCTTCGGCTGGAGGATCGCCCTCCTCTACACCGTGACGGGCGTGGCCGTGGCCTTCGTCTCGGGCTGGATCCTCGGCAAGCTCCGCATGGAGCGCCACCTGGAGCCCTGGATCCTGGAGATCCCCTTCGAAGCCTCCAAGGCCTCCGACACCCCCATGGGGTTCGCCGCGCGCCTGGAGCTGGCCGTCCAGGCGACGAAGGACATCGTGGGGAAGGTGTGGATCTACGTCCTCATGGGCATCGGCGTCGGCGCCTTCCTCCACGGCTATGTGCCCGCCGAGCTGATGGCCCGCGTCATGGGCAAGTCCGCCTGGTGGAGCGTGCCCCTGGCGGTGATCATCGGCGTGCCTCTGTATTCCAATGCCGCCGGCATCATCCCCATCGTGCAGGTGCTGCTGGCCAAGGGCGCGGCCCTGGGCACGGCCCTGGCCTTCATGATGGCGGTGACGGGCCTCTCGCTGCCGGAGACCGTCATCCTCCGCAAGGTGCTCAAGCCCCGGCTGCTGGCGGTCTTCCTCGGCACTGTAGCGGCGGGCATCGTACTGGTGGGGTTCCTGTTCAACGCGCTGCTATGA
- a CDS encoding DUF2461 domain-containing protein translates to MAAKTTSSGPENPLGPSFFRFLKDLKAHNDRAWFLENKARYEAEARDPMLRLIAAFSGPLASVSRHVIADPRPSGGSMFRIYRDTRFAKDKTPYKTHIAAHFPHRTMQAGGVHGPGFYLHLEPGGSFAGGGLWHPDPDSLFKVRQAIAARPAAWKALRKSGLEIEGDALMRVPQGFDPAHPCAEDLKLKDFYTSTGFTNAQVLAPDFVDQVTAACRQASPLVAFLCKALDLPF, encoded by the coding sequence GTGGCCGCGAAGACGACTTCCTCTGGACCAGAAAATCCGCTGGGGCCCAGCTTCTTCCGGTTCCTGAAGGACCTGAAGGCGCACAACGACCGCGCGTGGTTCCTGGAGAACAAGGCGCGGTACGAGGCCGAGGCCCGCGACCCCATGCTGCGGCTCATCGCCGCCTTCAGCGGTCCGCTGGCCTCCGTCAGCCGCCATGTCATCGCCGACCCGCGGCCCTCGGGCGGCTCCATGTTCCGGATCTACCGCGACACGCGGTTCGCCAAGGACAAGACGCCCTACAAGACCCACATCGCGGCCCACTTCCCCCACCGGACCATGCAGGCGGGCGGCGTCCACGGGCCCGGCTTCTACCTCCACCTGGAGCCCGGCGGAAGCTTCGCGGGCGGCGGCCTCTGGCACCCGGATCCCGATTCGCTGTTCAAGGTCCGCCAGGCCATCGCCGCCAGGCCCGCAGCCTGGAAGGCCCTGCGGAAGTCCGGCCTGGAGATCGAAGGCGACGCGCTCATGCGGGTCCCCCAAGGCTTTGATCCGGCCCACCCCTGCGCGGAGGATCTCAAGCTCAAGGACTTCTACACGTCCACCGGCTTCACGAACGCCCAGGTGCTGGCGCCCGATTTCGTCGACCAGGTGACCGCCGCCTGTCGGCAGGCCTCCCCGCTCGTCGCCTTCCTGTGCAAGGCGCTGGATCTGCCCTTCTGA
- a CDS encoding thioredoxin family protein: protein MKIEVLGSGCAKCKLLAERAEEAAKELGVDFTLVKVTEYPDIVARGVMSTPGLVVDGVVKSQGHVPTVAAIRDLLR from the coding sequence ATGAAGATCGAAGTGCTGGGCAGCGGCTGCGCCAAATGCAAGCTGCTGGCGGAGCGGGCCGAGGAGGCCGCGAAGGAGCTGGGGGTGGACTTCACGCTGGTGAAGGTCACGGAGTACCCGGACATCGTGGCCCGGGGCGTGATGTCCACACCAGGCCTCGTGGTGGACGGCGTGGTGAAAAGCCAGGGCCACGTGCCCACGGTGGCGGCCATCCGGGATCTGCTGCGGTAG
- a CDS encoding prephenate dehydrogenase/arogenate dehydrogenase family protein gives MRIGILGYGRFGRALGALLHEAGHAYRAWDPVAEIPAERLVGGPSELAETSETLVLAVPIAAQAAALAGLRPHLRPDHLVFDVGSVKSGPCSLMDAQLGAAIPHAGTHPLFGPVSLARAERPLRVVLCPSTHHPAAADRVQTLFEGLGCEVLRQSPEDHDRVMATTHALTFFIAKGLLAVGAGAELPFTPPSFHAIARTLESVREDAGHLFAALQNQNPFAAGAREGLLEALSAIHQSLAEAVAEGSDEQQLAIPSLGERSPILQETRDNIDALDQELVALLARRTELVLRAGRAKAELGLPVHDPERETAQLQARRAWAHEAHLDMQGVEDVFRAVLRASRAAQGR, from the coding sequence ATGCGCATCGGCATTCTGGGTTATGGCCGCTTCGGGAGGGCGCTGGGGGCGCTTCTCCACGAGGCCGGCCATGCCTATCGGGCCTGGGATCCGGTGGCGGAGATTCCTGCCGAACGCCTGGTGGGTGGGCCTTCGGAGCTGGCGGAAACTTCTGAAACCCTGGTGCTGGCGGTGCCCATCGCCGCCCAGGCCGCCGCGCTGGCGGGCCTTCGGCCCCACCTCCGGCCGGACCACCTGGTCTTCGACGTGGGCAGCGTGAAGTCGGGGCCCTGCAGCTTGATGGACGCCCAGCTGGGAGCGGCCATCCCCCACGCCGGGACGCATCCCCTCTTCGGTCCCGTGAGCCTGGCCCGGGCAGAGCGGCCCCTGCGCGTGGTGCTCTGCCCCTCGACCCACCATCCCGCCGCGGCCGACCGGGTGCAGACCCTGTTCGAAGGCCTCGGCTGCGAGGTGCTGCGCCAGAGCCCGGAGGACCATGACCGGGTGATGGCCACCACCCACGCCCTCACCTTCTTCATCGCCAAGGGCCTGCTGGCCGTGGGCGCCGGGGCCGAGCTGCCCTTCACGCCGCCCTCCTTCCACGCCATCGCCCGCACGCTGGAATCCGTGCGGGAGGACGCCGGGCACCTCTTCGCCGCCCTCCAGAACCAGAACCCCTTCGCCGCCGGGGCCCGGGAGGGCCTGCTGGAGGCGCTCTCCGCCATCCACCAGAGCCTGGCGGAAGCCGTGGCGGAAGGCTCGGACGAGCAGCAGCTCGCCATCCCCAGCTTGGGGGAGCGGTCCCCGATCCTGCAGGAGACCCGCGACAACATCGACGCCCTGGACCAGGAGCTGGTGGCCCTGCTGGCCCGCCGCACCGAGCTGGTGCTCCGCGCCGGCCGCGCCAAGGCCGAGCTGGGCCTCCCCGTGCACGATCCCGAGCGCGAGACCGCCCAGCTCCAGGCCCGCCGCGCCTGGGCCCATGAGGCCCACCTGGACATGCAGGGCGTGGAGGACGTCTTCCGCGCCGTCCTGCGGGCCTCGCGCGCCGCTCAGGGACGCTGA
- a CDS encoding Fe-Mn family superoxide dismutase, protein MAYTAKNYDHLKGGALKGLSDSQLDQHFGLYKGYVTKLNEIEEKLATADNTKPNYSYNEYSELKRREAVAFNGSFLHELYFENLGADSDISAGLKAALDAVGGKDKVIADLKATAMGGPGWAVLTRNRRDGKLHTYFVAEHHLGLPIEQDLLVVLDSWEHAFMVDYGTARAKYLDAFVENIKWSEVSKRFGK, encoded by the coding sequence ATGGCCTACACCGCGAAGAACTATGACCACCTGAAGGGCGGCGCCCTGAAAGGACTCAGCGACTCCCAGCTGGATCAGCACTTCGGCCTCTACAAGGGCTACGTCACCAAGCTGAACGAGATCGAGGAGAAGCTGGCTACGGCGGACAACACCAAGCCCAACTACTCCTACAACGAGTACAGCGAGCTGAAGCGCCGCGAGGCCGTGGCCTTCAACGGCTCCTTCCTGCACGAGCTCTACTTCGAGAATCTGGGCGCTGACAGCGACATCAGCGCCGGCCTCAAGGCCGCCCTGGACGCCGTGGGCGGCAAGGACAAGGTCATCGCCGACCTCAAGGCCACCGCCATGGGCGGTCCCGGCTGGGCCGTGCTCACCCGCAACCGCCGCGACGGCAAGCTGCACACCTACTTCGTGGCCGAGCACCACCTGGGCCTGCCCATCGAGCAGGACCTGCTCGTGGTGCTGGATTCGTGGGAGCACGCGTTCATGGTGGATTACGGCACCGCCCGCGCGAAGTACCTCGACGCGTTCGTCGAGAACATCAAGTGGAGCGAAGTCAGCAAGCGCTTCGGGAAGTAA
- a CDS encoding DUF3501 family protein, with protein MSEHLVTLAFDPATERARFHARQDFLGRQAALRLELAEGISFQPETAESVEDQIIETLWAEGKTPNTVEADELAEARASFAVLAPRREGAARSIAATLMLGFPDEVRDRRLALLHTFPDQLRLELSDGSLVDPSVDRGTAGPDDRLPSVLALRYLIPDGRAIAALVSNHAEAPGRWPAPAAWAAWLS; from the coding sequence ATGTCTGAGCACCTGGTGACGCTCGCCTTCGATCCCGCCACCGAGCGCGCCCGCTTCCACGCACGGCAGGACTTCCTGGGCCGCCAGGCCGCGCTGCGGCTGGAGCTGGCGGAGGGCATCAGCTTCCAGCCCGAAACTGCCGAGAGCGTGGAGGACCAGATCATCGAAACGCTCTGGGCCGAGGGCAAGACGCCAAACACCGTGGAAGCGGACGAGCTGGCCGAAGCCCGTGCCTCCTTCGCCGTGCTGGCGCCCCGCCGCGAAGGCGCGGCCCGCAGCATCGCCGCCACACTGATGCTGGGCTTTCCGGACGAGGTGCGGGACCGCCGCCTGGCGCTCCTCCACACCTTCCCGGACCAGCTGCGGCTGGAGCTGTCGGATGGCTCTCTGGTAGATCCGTCCGTCGACCGCGGCACCGCCGGGCCGGACGATCGCCTGCCCTCGGTGCTGGCCCTGCGCTACCTCATTCCGGACGGCCGTGCCATCGCCGCCCTCGTCTCCAACCACGCCGAAGCCCCCGGCCGCTGGCCCGCGCCGGCTGCATGGGCGGCCTGGCTTTCCTGA
- a CDS encoding Dps family protein, with product MNRSVVDHLNTELATAFVLALNAKRYHWTVTGPHFRDYHLRFEDLYAAADGTVDELAERIRMVGGTPIHAPAQIEAQTKAAISNPATRLDPEAMLKEALANEEAVVSLMHEGIELANGAGDPGTADLLTRFVQVHQKEAWFLREMLG from the coding sequence GTGAACCGTTCCGTCGTCGACCACCTGAACACCGAGCTGGCCACCGCCTTTGTGCTGGCCCTGAATGCCAAGCGCTACCACTGGACCGTCACCGGCCCCCACTTCCGCGACTACCACCTGCGCTTCGAGGATCTCTATGCCGCCGCGGACGGCACCGTGGACGAGTTGGCGGAGCGCATCCGCATGGTGGGAGGCACGCCGATCCACGCCCCCGCCCAGATCGAGGCCCAGACCAAGGCAGCCATCTCCAATCCCGCCACCCGTCTGGATCCCGAAGCCATGCTGAAGGAGGCCCTGGCCAACGAGGAAGCCGTGGTGTCGCTCATGCATGAGGGCATCGAGCTGGCCAACGGCGCCGGCGATCCCGGCACCGCCGACCTGCTGACCCGCTTCGTGCAGGTGCATCAGAAGGAAGCGTGGTTCCTGCGGGAGATGCTTGGTTGA
- a CDS encoding rubrerythrin family protein, which produces MSFTDSKTHQNLKAAFAGESQANRRYTWMAQVAEKEGLKEVADLFKHSADGETGHALRHLMFLAEQAADPATGLPLGDSLTNLKSAVAGETYEYTDMYPEFTRVAKEEGYTEIAAWFETLAKVERFHAGRFQEALTKLQAGAKPAFAEPAADIAKHV; this is translated from the coding sequence ATGTCCTTCACCGATTCCAAGACCCACCAGAACCTCAAGGCCGCCTTCGCCGGGGAGAGCCAGGCCAACCGCCGCTACACCTGGATGGCCCAGGTGGCGGAGAAGGAAGGCCTGAAGGAAGTGGCCGACCTGTTCAAGCACAGCGCCGACGGCGAGACGGGCCACGCCCTGCGGCACCTGATGTTCCTGGCCGAGCAGGCCGCCGATCCCGCCACGGGCCTGCCCCTGGGCGATTCCCTCACCAACCTGAAGTCCGCGGTGGCTGGCGAGACCTACGAATACACGGACATGTATCCCGAGTTCACCCGCGTGGCCAAGGAAGAGGGCTACACCGAGATCGCGGCCTGGTTCGAGACCCTGGCCAAGGTGGAGCGCTTCCACGCCGGCCGCTTCCAGGAGGCCCTCACCAAGCTGCAGGCCGGCGCCAAGCCCGCCTTTGCGGAGCCTGCCGCCGACATCGCGAAGCATGTCTGA